The genomic stretch TTCCGTGAGTTGTCCGTTGCGATGGCGGCGGCTGTGATGATTTCAGCGTTCGTTGCGCTCACGCTGACGCCCATGATGGCGTCTAAATTGTTGAAGCCACACAGCGGGCCGCATGCAGTCAAGAACAATAAGGCGAGTGAGTGGTTGAGCGCACGTTTTGATTCCGTTGCGCGCGCCTACCACGGCATCTTGTCGCGTCATGTGCATCGTTTCGGCATGTTTGCAGCCATTGTTGTCGTCGCTTGCGTTGCAATGGCCGCGTTGTTCAAATTCTTGCCGAGCGAACTTGCACCGGCTGAAGACCGCGGTTCGTTCCAGCTGGTGATGGAAGGGCCCGAAGGTGCCAGCTTCGACTACTCCGTCAATCAAATGCACAAGATTGAGAAGGTGTTGGCCGGTGAGACGGGTGAAGGTAAACCCATCAAGCGTGCCAACCCGCGTGTGCCCGGCAGCTTCGGCGCTTCGCAAGAAATGCATACCGGACGCGCCACGATCTTCTTGGAAGATTGGGACAAGCGTACCGAGAGCACTAAAGACATTGCAGCAGAACTACAGAAGAAATTTGCGGGCAATACCGCGGTGAAAGTCCGCACGCAAGTCGGTGGCGGTTTGGTGCGCACGCGTGGCCAGCCCTTCCAGATGGTTTTAGGCGGCCCCGACTATGCAGAGATCGCGCAATGGCGCGACATCATGTTGGACAAGATCAACAGCTATCCGGGTTTGACGGGCGCGGATTCCGATTACAAAGAAACACGTCCGCAAATGCGCGTGATCATTGATCATGCGCGCGCCTCGGTGCTCGGTGTCACGCCGCAGGCGATTGGCTCTGCTTTGCAGACCATGATGGGCGGTGTGCGTGCGACGACCTTTGTCGACAACGGACAGGAATATGATGTGATGTTGCAGGCGGAGCGCGATGCACGCGCCTCGCAAGCAGATCTCGCCGCCATTCAAGTGAGAGCGGCGAATGGCAGTTTGGTCCCGTTGGCTAACCTTGTAACGCTTAAGGAGATCGCTGAGCCGGCGAACTTCAATCGTTTTAACCGACTGCGCTCCATTACGATCAGTGCGGGGCTGGCCCCCGATGCACGCCTAGGCGATGCCGTCGCGTGGGCGAAGGAAACGGCGCGCACGAGCCTGCCGGAACACGCACAAATCAGTTGGAAGGGTGAAGCCAAGGAACTGCAAGATTCCGGCGGAGAAGTGATCTTGACCTTTGCAATGGCGCTTCTGATTGTGTATTTGGCGCTGGCCGCGCAGTTCGAAAGCTTCGCGCATCCGTTCGTCATCATGTTGACGGTACCGCTCGCCGTGCTTGGTGCATTGTTCGGCCTGTGGATCACCGGCGGAACGCTCAATCTGTTCTCACAAATCGGCATTGTGATGTTGGTCGGGCTCGCAGCGAAGAACGGTATTTTGATTGTCGAGTTTGCCAACCAGCTTCGCGACGAAGGTCGAAGCGTACAGGACGCAATCGTCGAAGCGTCAGCGGTGCGTTTGCGTCCGATCTTGATGACTTCGATTGCCACGGTGGCGGGTGCGATTCCGCTGGTCGTTGCCGGTGGTCCGGGTTCTGCCAGTCGTGCCACGATCGGTGTCGTCGTGATCTTCGGTGTTTCGATCTCGACTTTGCTTTCGTTGTTTGTCGTACCTGCGTTCTATGCGTTAATTGCACCGCATACGCAATCGCCTGATACCGTTGCCAATGCGCTTGAAGATTTGGAAAGCAAAACGCCAATCGTAGGTGGACACGCATGAGTGAAGATATTTGGAAAAGCGCGCGCGGCGCGCGTGCAAGCGAGCCCACAAGACCGAGCAATGCAAAGTCCAAAGAGTTGCGTTTGCATGGTTTGAATGCAGTGCTTGCGTTGTTCGACAAGTCACCCGAACGTCTGCGTAAGCTCTACCTGGCTGAAACACGCTTGACGGATTTGAAAGCGGTGTTGAAGTGGTGTGTGCAGCACCGCGTGGGTTATCGCGTGGTTGAAGAAGGCGACTTGGCGAAGCTCGCGCAGACCTCGCATCATGAGGGCGTGGTGGCAGATGTGGCGCCGCCTACGGAACTTGATCTGATCACTTGGTTGGCATCCATTGAAGACGCCAAGTCTGCGTGTGCAATTTGGTTGGACGGCGTCGGAAACCCGCACAATCTCGGCGCAATTTTGCGTAACGCCGCGCACTTCGGTGTGCGCGCCGTGCTGATTGAGTCTGTCGCCATCAATCCAATTTCAGGCGCTTCCGCACGCGTGGCGGAAGGTGGTGCGGAGTGTATACAGGTCGTTCGCTTGCCTGCAGATGCCAAGCACGCCATTCAAGCCTTGCATGCGGCAGGGTTTTCATTGGCAGCAACCCTCGTGCGTGAGGGCGCCGACCTGTTCAACACTGCGCTGCCCGACAAACTGATCTACGTGATGGGCGCAGAACAGCAAGGCATGCACAAAGGCTTGGCAAATGCATGTGACCTGCGCGTTTCAATTCCCGGCACAGGTGCCGTTGAAAGCTTGAATGTCGCGTCGGCGACTGCGGTGTTTTTGTCCGAGTGGTACCGCCGACGCGATTGATGTGGGCTCAGCGTTCCGGTTTGGCGATCTCCGGGCCGCTCCCCAAACTGCCTTCCGCATTTGCGGCCATCAAAGCCACTGCTGCGTACGCGGCGGTGTTTTGCTTAAGCGCTTTCGGATCAATCTTGTCAAGCGTGTCGTCCGGCGTGTGATGCAAATCAAAGTACAGGCTGGCATCGTGTGAGAACGCAGCAGACGCCGCGCCACGTGCCTGCATCAAGCCCATTTCGGATTCCGCACTGCCTTTCAACGGTTCGTAGGCAATGCCCAAAGGCGCGATGACGTCATACATCTGCTTGACCGCAGCCCCGGCCTCGGGTGCCCAGTTACCGCCGAAGGCATAAATCATGCCAGGGCCCGAATCTGACTCCATCACCATTTGGTGTTTGCGGATGTCTTTCTGTTGCGACTCGGTATAGACGCGGCCGCCAAACAAGCCTTGTTCCTCGTTCGCGAACGCCACGACGCGAATTGTGCGAACCGGCTTGATTTTCATTTGCTTGATGAGATGACCGACGGCCATGGTCAAAGCCACGCCACCGCCGTCATCAATGGCACCCGTGCCCAAGTCCCAAGAGTCGAGGTGTCCGCCCAATGCAACGATTTCATCGGGCTTCGTGGTGCCTGTGATTTCGCCGATGACATTCTGCGAGGTGTACATGCCATTGAAACCGCAGTCGAGCGCCACTTTGATTTCAGTCTTGCCCAATGCCACCAAACGGGCGAGTTGATCGGCGTCATTATTCGTGAGCGATGCAGACGGAATAGGGGTTTGATCGTCGAAACGCGTCATGCCGGTATGCGGATTTCGGTGCCAGTCTGTCCCTGCCGGACGCATGACGTACCCGACAGCACCGGCACGCGCGGCAGCGGGCGGTCCGGCGCGACGTACCGTCGAACCGATGCCATAGCCGTGCCCGTCACGCGCGCGCGGCATCAAGATATCGACGAATACAATTTTGCCTTTCAAGCTGCCGGGCTTCACGGCTTGCAACGCCTTCAAGTCGTCAAAGCGAACAACTTCGCCTTGAACCGTGCCGCCAGGGCTGCCG from Lysobacter sp. HDW10 encodes the following:
- a CDS encoding M28 family peptidase, which produces MRVSHLSAALLVALGLSWSSATLASETRIPDSVVKDATALRDRALQDNTSWKIVESLTSEVGPRLAGSEGDARAVAWAKAKFKALGYDKVWTQDVTFPKWERRSEHGEVLGRSSQELKLTALGGSPGGTVQGEVVRFDDLKALQAVKPGSLKGKIVFVDILMPRARDGHGYGIGSTVRRAGPPAAARAGAVGYVMRPAGTDWHRNPHTGMTRFDDQTPIPSASLTNNDADQLARLVALGKTEIKVALDCGFNGMYTSQNVIGEITGTTKPDEIVALGGHLDSWDLGTGAIDDGGGVALTMAVGHLIKQMKIKPVRTIRVVAFANEEQGLFGGRVYTESQQKDIRKHQMVMESDSGPGMIYAFGGNWAPEAGAAVKQMYDVIAPLGIAYEPLKGSAESEMGLMQARGAASAAFSHDASLYFDLHHTPDDTLDKIDPKALKQNTAAYAAVALMAANAEGSLGSGPEIAKPER
- a CDS encoding TrmH family RNA methyltransferase translates to MSEDIWKSARGARASEPTRPSNAKSKELRLHGLNAVLALFDKSPERLRKLYLAETRLTDLKAVLKWCVQHRVGYRVVEEGDLAKLAQTSHHEGVVADVAPPTELDLITWLASIEDAKSACAIWLDGVGNPHNLGAILRNAAHFGVRAVLIESVAINPISGASARVAEGGAECIQVVRLPADAKHAIQALHAAGFSLAATLVREGADLFNTALPDKLIYVMGAEQQGMHKGLANACDLRVSIPGTGAVESLNVASATAVFLSEWYRRRD
- a CDS encoding efflux RND transporter permease subunit; protein product: MKISELSIKRPVLAVVMSMLLIVLGIMSFTRLTLRELPAIDPPIVSVQVSYPGASASVVESRITQSLEDALAGIEGINTIESSSQNGSSRISIEFLASRDIEGAANDVRNAVSRVADRMPDEAEAPEISKVESDSDPIIWLNMRSSGMDTLEMSDYTRRYVLNRLSSLPGVAQVRIGGEQRYAMRVWLDGNALAARNLTSDDVRRTLASENVELGAGGMESKDRDFILRVQRDYVSPEKFADMPIARGADGYVVKLSDVARVRLESSERRAYYRSNGEPAIGLGVVKTSTANSLDVATEARAAIEEINATLPQGTEMYVAFDNTTFISAAVERVYATLVEAIILVLIVIWLFLGSVRAALIPAVTVPVCLIASFIALYAFGFSINLLTLLALVLCIGLVVDDAIVVVENIQRRVDLGEPALVAAKRGTAQVAFAVIATTAVLIAVFVPVGFLQGNTGRLFRELSVAMAAAVMISAFVALTLTPMMASKLLKPHSGPHAVKNNKASEWLSARFDSVARAYHGILSRHVHRFGMFAAIVVVACVAMAALFKFLPSELAPAEDRGSFQLVMEGPEGASFDYSVNQMHKIEKVLAGETGEGKPIKRANPRVPGSFGASQEMHTGRATIFLEDWDKRTESTKDIAAELQKKFAGNTAVKVRTQVGGGLVRTRGQPFQMVLGGPDYAEIAQWRDIMLDKINSYPGLTGADSDYKETRPQMRVIIDHARASVLGVTPQAIGSALQTMMGGVRATTFVDNGQEYDVMLQAERDARASQADLAAIQVRAANGSLVPLANLVTLKEIAEPANFNRFNRLRSITISAGLAPDARLGDAVAWAKETARTSLPEHAQISWKGEAKELQDSGGEVILTFAMALLIVYLALAAQFESFAHPFVIMLTVPLAVLGALFGLWITGGTLNLFSQIGIVMLVGLAAKNGILIVEFANQLRDEGRSVQDAIVEASAVRLRPILMTSIATVAGAIPLVVAGGPGSASRATIGVVVIFGVSISTLLSLFVVPAFYALIAPHTQSPDTVANALEDLESKTPIVGGHA